A genomic stretch from Sulfurihydrogenibium azorense Az-Fu1 includes:
- a CDS encoding HyaD/HybD family hydrogenase maturation endopeptidase — translation MKIAVLGVGNILFKDEGFGVFAVKYLQQNYKFDPEIQLIDGGTGGFKLIEYFQDYDYVILLDVISVNDKAGSIYRIEGENLASLSSYHQTAHEVEVLQMIDLAALGGKSAKVVVLGIVPEDITKTEIGLTSSLEKVFESFINLVLKEIDSLGVKYEKINSKSLQDVVIDFIGSYNDVRSF, via the coding sequence ATGAAGATAGCAGTTTTAGGAGTAGGAAACATACTTTTTAAAGATGAAGGTTTTGGTGTTTTTGCCGTTAAATATCTGCAACAGAATTACAAGTTCGATCCTGAAATACAATTGATAGATGGAGGAACAGGAGGTTTTAAACTTATTGAGTACTTTCAAGATTACGATTATGTGATTTTACTTGATGTTATCTCTGTTAACGATAAAGCAGGATCTATCTATAGGATAGAAGGAGAAAACCTTGCAAGTCTATCGTCCTATCATCAAACAGCCCACGAGGTTGAAGTACTTCAAATGATAGATCTTGCAGCATTAGGAGGTAAATCTGCAAAAGTAGTTGTTTTAGGTATAGTTCCAGAAGATATAACAAAAACAGAAATAGGATTAACTTCATCTTTAGAAAAAGTGTTTGAGTCTTTCATAAACCTTGTTCTTAAAGAAATTGACAGTCTTGGAGTTAAGTATGAAAAAATAAACAGTAAATCCCTTCAAGATGTTGTTATTGATTTTATAGGATCATATAACGACGTAAGGAGTTTTTAA
- a CDS encoding cytochrome b/b6 domain-containing protein, producing the protein MSEKIVPVKRMTVTMRIIHWTNVFCIITAVITGLYIANPYYQALISEPAAYKFVMAYNRFFHFMAALLLDIVSIVIAYLYFRSNFERYAYKLIPNRQNINEFKEVFLNLITLNRRKNFDSSHADSFNVVWFTVLHLMLVLMLFTGFQMYVAGLESGLSSIGSWWPWLLHIATDWTLWVFGGLAGVRLVHHFTMYLILAWVMFHIYYQIWRTIFWKEGDIAIVFGGYKFKRVKE; encoded by the coding sequence ATGTCTGAAAAAATTGTTCCTGTAAAAAGAATGACTGTTACAATGAGAATAATACACTGGACTAATGTTTTTTGTATTATTACAGCTGTAATAACAGGTCTTTACATAGCCAATCCTTACTATCAGGCTTTAATATCAGAACCAGCAGCTTATAAATTTGTTATGGCTTATAACAGATTTTTTCATTTTATGGCCGCTCTTTTATTGGATATTGTTTCTATAGTTATAGCATACCTATATTTTAGAAGTAACTTTGAAAGGTATGCTTATAAGTTAATACCAAATAGGCAAAATATTAACGAATTTAAAGAAGTTTTCCTAAATCTCATAACTCTAAACAGAAGAAAAAATTTTGATAGCTCTCATGCTGATAGCTTTAATGTTGTTTGGTTTACAGTTTTACATCTAATGTTAGTGTTAATGTTATTTACAGGATTTCAGATGTACGTTGCTGGTTTAGAAAGTGGTCTTTCTTCTATAGGTAGTTGGTGGCCATGGCTTCTTCACATTGCAACTGATTGGACTTTATGGGTATTTGGGGGACTTGCCGGAGTTAGATTGGTTCACCATTTTACAATGTATTTAATCCTTGCTTGGGTAATGTTCCATATCTACTATCAGATTTGGAGAACTATATTCTGGAAAGAAGGAGATATTGCTATAGTTTTTGGCGGTTATAAATTTAAGAGAGTTAAGGAGTAG
- a CDS encoding nickel-dependent hydrogenase large subunit — MSKRLVVDPITRIEGHLRIEVVLDENNRVVDAYSSSTMWRGIETILKGRDARDCGLIAMRICGVCTGAHYWTSIKAVEHALGITPPTNARLVRNLIAGSLYLHDHVVHFYHLHALDWVDIVSALKADPYKAAKEAENYSENPWYNSPTQYKAIQERLKKFVESGRLGPFANAYWGNKSYKFTPEQNLIATAHYLEALEAQRWMAQMMAIYGGKNPHPQSIVVGGVTCVQDIKNPARASLFKELLLKSRDFVLRAYIPDIIMAGQVYKDEALNGVGAGLGNYLVYGDFPLDDNPHYKAKLLFSPGVVVNKDLTKVIPFDQSKITEDVTHSWYKYENTDKPLHPFDGQTNPNYTGFDENGLLKVNEKYSWIKSPIYDDIRVEVGPLARMIVGYASGNERIKNYVDKALKAAGLPLQALFSTVGRTAARAIETWMISDVMIEWIDQLASNSAKGNLDTWTKFDYDKLTKGKELKGYGLSEAPRGALGHWVRIVDGKVANYQAVVPSTWNAGPRDYKGRMGAYESSLVSNITLSNPDQPLEILRTVHSFDPCIACAVHVIDTKGREIAQYKIDPVSGGMCYV; from the coding sequence ATGTCTAAAAGATTAGTAGTAGACCCAATTACAAGGATTGAAGGACATCTTAGAATAGAAGTAGTTTTAGATGAAAATAATAGAGTTGTAGATGCTTACAGCTCTTCAACTATGTGGAGAGGAATAGAAACGATTCTCAAAGGTAGAGATGCAAGAGATTGTGGACTTATAGCTATGAGAATATGTGGTGTTTGTACAGGTGCACATTACTGGACAAGTATAAAAGCTGTTGAACACGCATTAGGTATAACTCCTCCAACAAATGCAAGATTGGTTAGGAATCTAATAGCAGGTTCACTATATCTTCACGATCACGTTGTTCATTTTTATCATTTACATGCCCTTGATTGGGTAGATATCGTTTCAGCTTTAAAAGCAGACCCTTACAAAGCAGCAAAAGAGGCAGAAAATTACTCGGAAAATCCTTGGTACAACTCACCAACTCAGTATAAAGCTATACAGGAAAGACTTAAAAAGTTTGTAGAATCTGGAAGATTAGGACCTTTTGCAAATGCCTACTGGGGAAACAAATCATACAAGTTCACTCCTGAACAGAACCTGATAGCAACTGCACACTATCTTGAAGCTTTGGAAGCTCAAAGATGGATGGCTCAAATGATGGCGATATATGGTGGTAAAAACCCTCATCCACAATCAATAGTGGTAGGTGGTGTAACGTGTGTTCAAGATATTAAAAACCCTGCAAGAGCATCGTTATTTAAAGAACTACTTTTAAAATCAAGAGACTTTGTTTTGAGAGCTTATATACCTGATATTATAATGGCTGGTCAAGTTTACAAAGATGAGGCTTTAAACGGTGTAGGAGCTGGTCTTGGAAACTACCTTGTTTATGGAGATTTTCCGTTAGACGATAATCCGCACTATAAGGCTAAGCTTCTATTTTCACCAGGAGTTGTAGTCAATAAGGATTTAACAAAAGTTATTCCTTTCGATCAATCTAAGATTACAGAAGATGTCACCCACAGTTGGTACAAGTATGAAAATACAGACAAACCATTACATCCTTTTGATGGCCAAACAAATCCTAATTATACAGGGTTTGATGAAAATGGTTTATTAAAAGTTAATGAAAAGTATTCCTGGATAAAATCTCCTATATACGATGATATAAGAGTAGAGGTTGGACCACTTGCAAGAATGATTGTTGGATACGCATCAGGAAATGAGAGAATTAAAAACTATGTAGATAAAGCTTTAAAAGCTGCTGGATTACCTCTTCAAGCACTCTTTTCAACGGTAGGAAGAACCGCTGCCCGAGCTATAGAAACATGGATGATATCCGATGTAATGATAGAATGGATAGATCAGCTTGCATCTAATTCTGCAAAGGGAAATCTTGATACATGGACAAAGTTTGATTATGACAAATTAACGAAAGGGAAAGAGTTGAAAGGTTATGGATTATCAGAGGCTCCAAGAGGTGCGTTGGGACACTGGGTTAGAATTGTCGATGGAAAAGTTGCAAACTATCAGGCAGTTGTACCTTCTACTTGGAATGCAGGACCAAGAGATTACAAAGGAAGAATGGGTGCTTACGAAAGCTCTTTAGTTTCAAATATAACGCTTTCTAACCCGGATCAGCCATTAGAAATATTGAGAACAGTACACTCATTTGACCCTTGTATAGCATGTGCTGTGCACGTAATAGATACAAAGGGTAGAGAAATTGCACAGTATAAAATAGATCCAGTGTCTGGAGGTATGTGTTATGTCTGA